The proteins below come from a single Afipia felis ATCC 53690 genomic window:
- a CDS encoding TadE/TadG family type IV pilus assembly protein → MTPRFHHFPDFCRAHSGASAVEFAVVLPVFMLLVFGIVMFGAYLAMVHDVQQLAAEAARTSVAGLSETERKALAANYVTQNAASYPLIVPAHLSVNAATSGADPNVFVVTVNYDASNTFIYSLPSFVPAPPPVIVRSAAIPRGGY, encoded by the coding sequence ATGACACCGCGCTTTCACCACTTCCCTGATTTTTGCCGCGCGCATTCAGGCGCGTCCGCCGTCGAATTCGCGGTGGTGTTGCCGGTGTTCATGCTGCTGGTGTTCGGCATCGTGATGTTCGGCGCTTACCTCGCAATGGTCCACGACGTGCAGCAACTGGCGGCCGAAGCCGCGCGCACCTCGGTCGCGGGGCTGAGCGAAACTGAACGCAAGGCGCTCGCCGCAAACTATGTCACCCAGAATGCGGCGAGCTATCCGTTGATCGTGCCCGCGCATCTTTCCGTGAACGCTGCTACCTCCGGCGCCGATCCCAATGTGTTCGTCGTCACCGTCAACTACGACGCTTCGAATACGTTCATTTATTCGTTGCCATCCTTCGTCCCCGCGCCGCCGCCGGTCATCGTGCGCTCGGCCGCCATTCCGCGCGGAGGCTATTGA
- a CDS encoding aspartate aminotransferase family protein produces the protein MNIQQSRSVLSPNDLAAYWMPFTANRAFKQAPRMLTGAKDMHYFTSDGRQIIDAASGMWCSNAGHCREPITQAIAKQAATMDYAPPFQFGHPQAFELANRVAALGPEGLDHVFFCNSGSEAVDTALKIALAYHATRGEASRTRLIGRERGYHGVGFGGISVGGMVNNRRLFGALLNGTDHLPTIYEREHQAFTKGEPEWGAHLADELERIVGIHGKDTVAAVIVEPMAGSTGVLVTPKGYLQRLRAICDKYNILLIFDEVITGFGRLGYAFAAERYGVVPDMITFAKGITNGAVPMGGVLIRNDIHDAFMKGPEHIVELFHGYTYSAHPLACAAGLATLDIYRDEGLFERARKLEPLFADAVMELRKEPNVIDIRTVGLTAGIDLAPKDGQVGLRGLTALANGFSEHDVMIRVAGDTIALTPPLIVSEAQIGEIMDKVAAVIRSVA, from the coding sequence TTGAATATTCAGCAGTCCCGCTCCGTTTTGTCGCCGAACGACCTCGCCGCCTATTGGATGCCGTTTACCGCCAACCGCGCCTTCAAGCAGGCGCCGCGCATGCTTACCGGCGCAAAGGACATGCACTACTTCACCAGCGACGGGCGCCAGATCATCGACGCCGCCTCCGGCATGTGGTGCTCGAACGCGGGCCATTGCCGCGAACCAATCACGCAAGCGATCGCCAAGCAGGCGGCGACGATGGACTACGCGCCGCCGTTCCAGTTCGGGCATCCGCAGGCGTTCGAGCTTGCCAATCGCGTCGCGGCGCTTGGCCCGGAGGGGCTCGACCATGTGTTCTTCTGTAATTCGGGATCGGAAGCGGTCGACACCGCGCTGAAGATCGCGCTCGCCTATCATGCGACGCGTGGCGAGGCGTCCCGCACGCGGCTGATCGGGCGCGAGCGCGGCTATCACGGCGTCGGCTTTGGCGGCATCTCGGTCGGCGGCATGGTCAACAACCGCCGCCTGTTCGGTGCGCTGCTGAACGGCACCGACCATTTGCCTACCATCTATGAGCGGGAGCATCAGGCCTTCACCAAGGGCGAGCCTGAATGGGGCGCGCACCTCGCCGACGAACTCGAGCGCATCGTCGGAATTCACGGCAAGGACACCGTCGCCGCTGTGATTGTCGAGCCGATGGCGGGCTCGACCGGCGTGCTGGTCACGCCGAAGGGCTACCTCCAGCGGCTGCGCGCGATCTGCGACAAGTACAACATCCTCTTGATCTTCGACGAGGTCATTACGGGCTTCGGCCGCCTCGGCTATGCCTTCGCCGCCGAGCGCTACGGCGTGGTGCCGGACATGATCACCTTCGCCAAGGGCATCACCAACGGCGCGGTGCCGATGGGCGGCGTGCTGATCCGCAACGACATCCACGACGCCTTCATGAAGGGGCCGGAGCACATCGTCGAACTGTTCCACGGCTACACCTACTCAGCACATCCGCTCGCCTGCGCCGCGGGTCTCGCGACGCTCGACATCTACCGCGACGAGGGACTGTTCGAGCGCGCCCGCAAGCTGGAGCCGCTGTTCGCCGACGCCGTAATGGAACTGCGCAAGGAACCGAACGTCATCGACATCCGTACCGTCGGCCTGACCGCGGGCATCGACCTCGCGCCCAAGGACGGCCAGGTCGGCCTGCGCGGCCTCACGGCGCTCGCCAACGGCTTCAGCGAGCATGACGTGATGATCCGCGTGGCGGGCGATACGATCGCCCTGACGCCACCCTTGATCGTGAGCGAGGCTCAGATCGGCGAGATCATGGACAAGGTCGCCGCCGTCATCCGCTCGGTCGCCTGA
- the ileS gene encoding isoleucine--tRNA ligase: MTEKPKSDAPDYSKTLYLPQTDFPMRAGLPQREPDFLARWNEIGLYERLREQSTGRPKFVLHDGPPYANGNIHIGHALNKILKDLVTKSQQMLGFDSNYVPGWDCHGLPIEWKIEEGYRAKGKNKDAVPINEFRKECRVFAQKWVDIQREEFKRLGVIGDWAHPYTTMNFAAEAQIAREIMKFAANGLLYRGSKPVMWSVVEKTALAEAEVEYEDHISDTVWVKFPVKAAFGRLANASVVIWTTTPWTLPGNRAISFSSKIAYGLYKVIDAPTDNWAKTGDLLILADKLAPDVFKQARVTSFERVSDIDSGILDALECSHPLKGLDGGYEFTVPLLDGDHVTDDTGTGFVHTAPGHGREDFDIWMANARELEARGISSTIPYTVDADGALTAQAPGFTGKRVLTDKGERGDANDAVIKTLTERGALLARGRLKHQYPHSWRSKKPVIYRNTPQWFIAMDKDILNSGKAKPGDTLRHRALQAIQVTQWVPEQGQNRITGMIAGRPDWVVSRQRAWGVPITVFVREKGDGSVEILRDETVDLRIAEAFMNEGADAWYADGARERFLGSHANEAWKKVDDILDVWFDSGSTHAFVLEDAQQFPGLAGIKRKVDGGNDTVMYLEGSDQHRGWFHSSLLESCGTRGRAPYDIVLTHGFTLDEHGRKMSKSLGNTTAPQDVIKQSGADILRLWVAQSDYSDDLRIGPEILKGTIETYRKLRNTIRWMLGSLAHFHDEDRIRVDEMPELERLMLHRLSEIDAIVRKAYAEFDYKTVIAALSHFMNTELSAFYFDIRKDTLYCDPPSSVARKASLTVIDYLFRSIVTWFAPILSFTAEEAWLSRYPDATSVHLESFQKVLAAWRDNALAQKWNTIRDVRRVVTGALEVERAAKRIGSSLEASPLVYVSDMALLGTLADIDLAEICITSNAMVTNETPPAGAFTLSDVPGVAVVVEKAAGKKCARSWKILPTVGDDSEYPDVTPRDAQALREWKALGRTA, from the coding sequence ATGACCGAGAAGCCCAAATCCGACGCCCCCGATTATTCCAAGACCCTTTACCTGCCGCAGACGGATTTCCCGATGCGCGCGGGCCTGCCGCAGCGCGAGCCGGACTTTTTGGCGCGCTGGAACGAGATCGGCCTGTACGAGCGGCTGCGCGAACAGTCCACGGGTCGCCCAAAATTCGTACTGCACGACGGCCCGCCCTACGCCAACGGCAACATCCATATCGGCCACGCGCTCAACAAGATCCTCAAGGATCTCGTGACCAAGAGCCAGCAGATGCTCGGCTTCGATTCCAATTACGTTCCGGGCTGGGACTGCCACGGCCTGCCGATCGAATGGAAGATCGAGGAAGGCTATCGCGCCAAGGGCAAGAACAAGGATGCGGTGCCGATCAACGAATTCCGCAAGGAGTGCCGGGTCTTCGCGCAGAAATGGGTCGACATCCAGCGCGAGGAATTCAAACGCCTCGGTGTGATCGGCGACTGGGCACACCCCTACACCACCATGAACTTCGCGGCCGAAGCGCAGATCGCGCGCGAGATCATGAAGTTCGCCGCCAACGGCCTCCTGTATCGCGGCTCCAAGCCGGTGATGTGGAGCGTGGTCGAGAAGACCGCGCTCGCCGAGGCCGAAGTTGAGTACGAGGACCACATTTCCGATACGGTGTGGGTGAAGTTTCCGGTGAAAGCCGCGTTCGGCCGTCTCGCCAATGCGTCCGTCGTGATCTGGACCACGACACCATGGACGCTGCCCGGAAACCGCGCCATCTCGTTCTCCTCCAAGATCGCCTACGGTCTCTACAAGGTCATCGATGCGCCCACCGACAATTGGGCGAAGACCGGCGATCTGTTGATTCTGGCCGACAAGCTCGCGCCGGACGTGTTCAAGCAAGCGCGCGTCACTTCCTTCGAGCGCGTGTCGGACATCGACAGCGGCATCCTCGACGCACTCGAATGCAGCCATCCGCTGAAAGGTCTGGACGGTGGCTACGAATTCACCGTGCCGCTGCTCGATGGCGATCACGTCACCGACGACACCGGCACCGGTTTCGTCCACACCGCGCCGGGCCATGGCCGCGAAGACTTCGACATCTGGATGGCAAATGCGCGCGAGCTGGAAGCCCGCGGCATCTCGTCGACGATTCCCTATACGGTCGATGCCGACGGCGCGCTGACCGCGCAGGCCCCCGGCTTCACCGGCAAGCGCGTGCTTACCGACAAGGGTGAGAGGGGTGACGCCAACGACGCCGTCATCAAGACTCTGACCGAGCGCGGCGCTCTCTTAGCGCGTGGCCGCCTCAAGCATCAATACCCGCATTCCTGGCGCTCGAAGAAGCCGGTGATCTATCGCAACACACCGCAATGGTTCATTGCGATGGACAAGGACATCCTCAACAGCGGCAAAGCGAAGCCCGGTGACACGCTGCGCCACCGCGCGTTGCAGGCTATCCAGGTCACCCAATGGGTGCCCGAACAGGGCCAGAATCGCATCACCGGCATGATCGCGGGCCGCCCCGACTGGGTGGTGTCGCGCCAGCGCGCCTGGGGCGTACCGATCACCGTATTCGTGCGCGAAAAGGGCGACGGCTCGGTCGAGATTCTCCGCGATGAGACCGTCGATCTGCGGATCGCGGAAGCCTTCATGAATGAGGGCGCCGACGCCTGGTATGCCGACGGCGCACGCGAACGCTTTCTCGGCTCGCACGCCAACGAAGCCTGGAAGAAGGTCGACGACATTCTCGACGTCTGGTTCGATTCCGGTTCGACGCACGCCTTCGTGCTGGAGGACGCGCAGCAGTTTCCTGGCCTCGCCGGTATCAAACGCAAGGTCGATGGCGGCAACGATACCGTGATGTATCTCGAGGGAAGCGACCAGCATCGCGGCTGGTTTCATTCCTCGCTGCTGGAAAGCTGCGGCACACGCGGCCGCGCGCCCTACGACATCGTTCTCACCCACGGCTTCACGCTCGATGAGCATGGCCGCAAGATGTCGAAGTCGCTCGGCAACACCACCGCGCCACAGGACGTCATCAAGCAATCCGGCGCGGACATCCTGCGCCTGTGGGTAGCGCAGTCAGATTATTCCGACGATCTGCGGATCGGGCCGGAAATCCTCAAGGGCACCATCGAGACCTATCGCAAGCTGCGCAACACCATCCGCTGGATGCTAGGCAGCCTCGCTCACTTCCACGACGAGGACCGCATCAGGGTCGACGAGATGCCCGAGCTCGAACGGCTGATGCTGCATCGGCTGAGCGAGATCGATGCCATTGTGCGCAAAGCTTATGCCGAATTCGACTACAAGACGGTGATCGCCGCATTGTCGCATTTCATGAACACCGAACTGTCGGCGTTCTATTTCGACATCCGCAAGGACACGCTGTATTGCGACCCGCCGTCATCGGTCGCACGCAAGGCCTCTCTCACGGTGATCGACTATCTGTTCCGCAGCATCGTGACCTGGTTCGCGCCAATTCTATCGTTCACCGCCGAGGAAGCGTGGCTGTCGCGCTATCCCGACGCCACCTCCGTACATCTGGAGTCGTTCCAGAAGGTGCTCGCCGCATGGCGGGACAATGCGCTGGCGCAGAAATGGAACACGATCCGCGACGTGCGCCGCGTCGTCACCGGCGCGCTGGAAGTTGAGCGCGCAGCCAAGCGCATCGGCTCTTCGCTGGAAGCTTCGCCACTGGTCTACGTCTCGGACATGGCGCTGCTCGGCACCCTCGCCGATATCGATCTGGCGGAAATCTGCATTACCTCGAATGCGATGGTGACAAACGAGACGCCGCCCGCCGGTGCATTCACGCTCAGTGACGTGCCGGGCGTTGCTGTCGTGGTTGAGAAAGCCGCCGGCAAAAAATGTGCGCGCTCGTGGAAGATTCTCCCGACCGTCGGCGACGATTCCGAATATCCGGATGTCACGCCGCGCGATGCGCAGGCGCTGCGCGAATGGAAGGCGCTGGGAAGGACGGCCTAG
- a CDS encoding EAL domain-containing protein, which yields MVRVSTIFIAICMVLIAASLGLILYVMTGLSMRESALVALATLTCLILYNAISIRIRGRADVNGQIADLSRGTADLARQVAEYGRRMTLIETRLANADHAAQDRARSVMSEIGELGLMIKNLAGSVATHDELLTSATSLTAAHHPSQSQVASAPQVTPIEPPRVIEQPAPASASLQAAAEAISNLPDVIAAIRSAAEANRIDLYLQPIVSLPQRKVRFYEAVSRLRDEKDHVFTAGQFIDIAESSGLIGQIDYTVLFRCVQVLRRLQVRTKDVGMFCNISGATLANPDIFGECIAFLEANRALAPSLVLEFKQSAFRNFGPIEIEHLAALKRLGFQFSIDNITDFRIDGRELADRGVRYLKVPAPLLLDQQDAASSDIHAADLSSLLTRFGVDLIAEKIEGERSVLDLLDYNVRFGQGFLFSAPRPLRPEAAVPTPVAASSQPKASAPPPAEQVAMPARTAAETRLSGTAALARRIAQS from the coding sequence ATGGTTCGCGTATCGACGATTTTCATCGCCATTTGCATGGTGCTGATCGCGGCTTCGCTCGGCCTGATTCTGTATGTGATGACCGGCCTGAGCATGCGCGAGTCCGCCCTCGTCGCGCTCGCCACTCTGACCTGCCTCATTCTCTACAACGCCATCTCGATACGCATCCGTGGCCGCGCCGACGTCAACGGCCAGATCGCAGATCTGTCGCGTGGCACCGCCGATCTCGCGCGGCAGGTCGCCGAATACGGCCGGCGCATGACGCTGATCGAAACCAGGCTCGCCAATGCGGACCATGCCGCGCAGGATCGCGCCCGCTCGGTGATGAGCGAGATCGGCGAGCTTGGCCTCATGATCAAGAACCTCGCCGGATCTGTTGCGACCCATGACGAATTGCTGACTTCAGCGACAAGCCTCACGGCCGCGCATCACCCTTCCCAGTCTCAAGTGGCGAGTGCACCTCAAGTTACGCCCATCGAGCCGCCCCGTGTGATCGAACAGCCCGCTCCGGCATCCGCCTCGCTGCAGGCCGCCGCGGAGGCGATCTCAAATCTTCCGGACGTGATCGCCGCCATCAGGAGCGCGGCGGAAGCCAACCGCATCGACCTCTATCTGCAACCGATCGTGTCGCTGCCCCAGCGCAAGGTGCGGTTCTATGAGGCCGTCTCACGCCTGCGCGACGAGAAGGACCACGTGTTCACCGCGGGCCAGTTCATCGACATCGCGGAATCGAGCGGCCTGATCGGTCAGATTGATTACACAGTACTGTTCCGCTGCGTTCAGGTACTCCGCCGCCTGCAGGTGCGGACCAAGGACGTCGGCATGTTCTGCAACATCTCCGGCGCCACGCTCGCGAACCCGGATATTTTCGGCGAGTGCATCGCCTTCCTCGAAGCCAATCGCGCGCTCGCGCCGTCACTGGTGCTGGAATTCAAACAAAGCGCATTCCGCAACTTCGGCCCCATCGAGATCGAGCATCTCGCGGCCCTGAAGCGGCTCGGCTTCCAGTTCTCGATCGACAACATCACCGACTTCAGGATCGATGGCCGCGAACTCGCCGACCGCGGCGTGCGCTATCTCAAGGTGCCGGCCCCACTCCTGCTCGACCAGCAGGACGCCGCGTCGTCCGACATCCATGCCGCCGATCTGTCGAGTCTGCTCACGCGCTTCGGCGTCGATCTGATCGCGGAAAAGATCGAGGGCGAGCGCTCCGTGCTGGATCTGCTCGACTACAATGTGCGGTTCGGCCAGGGCTTTCTGTTCTCCGCACCGCGTCCGCTGCGTCCCGAAGCCGCAGTGCCGACCCCGGTCGCCGCGAGCAGCCAGCCGAAAGCGTCCGCTCCCCCGCCTGCCGAGCAGGTCGCGATGCCAGCCCGCACGGCCGCCGAGACGCGCCTCTCGGGCACTGCCGCGCTCGCGCGGCGGATCGCGCAAAGCTAG
- a CDS encoding bifunctional riboflavin kinase/FAD synthetase, translating into MIKNPFQIIRDATPSADIPRGAVIALGNFDGVHLGHRTVIAAAEKMAKSAGKKAFALSFEPHPRSFFTPTAAHFRLTNEQAKLRLLAGTGLDGAVVLDFNAARAATTALDFINQELVERLGVSGISVGDDFHFGKGRGGSPATLAEQGERLGIKVHIQSHVDLSDLPISSSAIRAALAEGRIRDATAMLGGPWFVSGTVIHGEKRGRDLGYPTANIRLDPHVDLKHGIYAVRVGLGGGSDPQRFNGVASYGRRPTFDNGPLLLEVFLFDFNADLYGQTLDVAFIEYLRDELKFDSVPALIQQMDDDSLRARAVLEAAPGAFPTLGAIG; encoded by the coding sequence ATGATAAAAAATCCGTTTCAAATCATCCGCGACGCCACTCCGTCCGCCGACATACCGCGCGGCGCGGTCATCGCGCTCGGCAATTTCGACGGCGTTCACCTGGGACACCGGACCGTCATCGCGGCCGCCGAGAAAATGGCGAAAAGCGCCGGGAAAAAAGCTTTCGCGCTGAGCTTCGAGCCGCACCCGCGCAGCTTCTTCACGCCGACTGCCGCGCATTTCCGTCTCACCAATGAGCAAGCCAAGCTGCGCCTGCTCGCAGGCACCGGGCTCGACGGCGCAGTGGTGCTCGATTTCAACGCCGCCCGCGCCGCGACCACCGCACTGGATTTCATTAACCAAGAACTCGTCGAGCGGCTTGGCGTGTCCGGAATCTCCGTCGGCGACGACTTCCATTTCGGCAAGGGCCGCGGCGGCTCGCCTGCGACTTTAGCCGAACAGGGCGAGCGTCTCGGCATCAAGGTTCACATTCAATCGCATGTCGATTTGTCCGACCTGCCGATTTCATCCAGCGCCATCCGCGCCGCGCTCGCCGAAGGCCGCATCCGCGATGCCACCGCCATGCTCGGCGGGCCGTGGTTTGTCAGCGGTACGGTAATCCACGGCGAGAAGCGCGGACGCGACCTCGGCTATCCCACCGCCAACATCCGGCTCGATCCGCATGTCGATCTCAAACACGGCATTTACGCCGTGCGCGTCGGGCTCGGCGGCGGCAGCGATCCGCAGCGCTTCAACGGGGTCGCCAGTTATGGCCGGCGGCCGACCTTCGACAACGGGCCGCTGCTGCTTGAGGTCTTCCTGTTCGATTTCAACGCCGACCTCTATGGCCAGACGCTCGACGTCGCCTTTATCGAATATCTCCGCGACGAGCTGAAATTCGACAGCGTACCAGCGCTGATCCAGCAGATGGACGACGACAGCCTGCGCGCACGCGCCGTGCTGGAGGCCGCGCCCGGGGCATTTCCAACCCTCGGCGCAATCGGCTGA
- a CDS encoding TIGR01459 family HAD-type hydrolase: MTLPRFAPHLRDLVHDTDVLISDIWGVVHNGVVAFPEACKALQTFRKQGGTVVMLTNSPRPTPAVQEQLRELRVPDDCYDDIVTSGDLSRHYIATRPGEPLYQIGPDRDGPVFHGLDIDFAPLERADYIVCTGLFDDETETPEDYRKTLLAALDRKLPMICANPDIIVERGHKMIYCAGAVAELYRELGGEVTFYGKPHRPAYQRAFELATARRGLVVPRERMLAIGDSVRTDLAGANNFGIDCVFVTRGIHSAEFASLEEIDATTSKQLFGDTKPPFVLMRDLRW, from the coding sequence ATGACCCTACCCCGCTTCGCCCCGCATCTGCGCGACCTCGTTCACGACACCGACGTTCTCATCAGCGACATCTGGGGCGTGGTCCATAACGGCGTGGTTGCGTTTCCCGAAGCCTGCAAAGCCCTGCAGACATTCCGCAAGCAAGGCGGCACCGTGGTGATGCTGACGAATTCACCGCGCCCGACACCTGCCGTACAGGAGCAATTGCGCGAATTGCGCGTGCCGGACGATTGCTATGACGACATCGTCACCTCCGGCGACCTCTCCCGCCACTACATCGCGACACGTCCCGGCGAGCCGCTCTATCAGATCGGGCCTGATCGCGACGGGCCTGTCTTTCATGGTCTCGACATCGATTTCGCGCCGCTGGAGCGCGCGGATTACATCGTCTGCACCGGGCTGTTCGACGACGAGACCGAGACGCCGGAAGATTATCGCAAGACATTGCTCGCGGCCCTGGATCGCAAGCTGCCGATGATCTGCGCCAACCCCGACATCATCGTCGAGCGCGGCCACAAGATGATCTATTGCGCAGGCGCCGTCGCCGAACTGTATCGCGAACTCGGCGGCGAAGTGACGTTCTACGGCAAGCCGCACCGCCCCGCCTATCAACGTGCGTTCGAGCTCGCCACCGCACGGCGCGGTTTGGTCGTACCACGCGAGCGCATGCTGGCGATCGGAGATTCAGTGCGCACCGATTTGGCCGGCGCCAACAATTTCGGCATCGACTGCGTGTTCGTCACGCGCGGGATTCATTCGGCCGAATTCGCAAGCCTTGAGGAAATCGACGCCACCACGTCGAAACAATTATTCGGCGATACCAAACCGCCCTTCGTTCTGATGCGGGACTTGCGCTGGTAA
- a CDS encoding response regulator: MAMDLSMPVLVVDDYNTMIRIIRNLLKQLGFENIDDASDGSAALAKMRGKKYGLVISDWNMEPMTGYDLLKEVRGDPNLATTPFIMITAESKTENVIAAKKAGVNNYIVKPFNAATLKTKIDAVFPDSNA; this comes from the coding sequence ATGGCTATGGACTTATCGATGCCGGTGTTGGTGGTAGATGACTACAACACCATGATCCGCATTATCCGCAATCTGTTGAAGCAACTCGGTTTCGAGAACATCGACGACGCCAGCGACGGCTCGGCCGCGCTCGCCAAGATGCGCGGCAAGAAATACGGGCTCGTGATTTCCGACTGGAACATGGAGCCGATGACGGGCTATGACCTGCTCAAGGAAGTGCGTGGCGATCCCAATCTCGCGACGACGCCTTTCATCATGATCACCGCCGAATCCAAGACCGAGAACGTGATCGCGGCGAAGAAGGCCGGCGTGAACAACTATATCGTCAAGCCGTTCAATGCGGCGACGCTCAAGACCAAGATCGACGCGGTGTTCCCTGACAGCAACGCCTAA
- a CDS encoding pilus assembly protein TadG-related protein, whose product MARSEKIGWHLGRRFIIDERGNIAIMAAACMLVVTGCAALGVDVGAIFTDKRRAQSAADLAAIVAASDITRAPRAAAATVAKNNFPPDSLVAVETGIYKADTSLVPQQRFSVGGTPANAVRVTMQTRTPLFFGKVLTGDSTMNLRVTSVASTTQLATFAIGSRLASLNGGLLNQLLGQMLGTSLSLSVMDYQALANAKINLFDFMSALATRANLTGVSYDSLLQSNLKVTDIVAALQSSGVTGTASSALSSVGSSLAGVTTKVMLGNLINAGPYSDMIVGQRPKVGVDLAALDLLSATAQLANGTHQIATNLQLGLPGIASVALQITVGERPVGSSWITIGQAGASVHTAQTRILAVVNLLGSGSVGAVNLPVYVEVAAGTATLNNVSCGYPNISSSTAQLGVSPGIVDAWIGGVSSADMANFTSKPNPPAATIVDLGAIKVTGRAHATMANSAPTNVNFTYADIQAQTRKTVNTTSFTSSLTGSLLGDLTLAIQLGPLALPIPGLGPQVTSIISGATGSIDTLLNTVLQTLGVGLGQADVWVAGIRCDGAVLVN is encoded by the coding sequence ATGGCGCGATCGGAAAAGATCGGGTGGCACCTTGGTCGTCGCTTCATCATCGACGAGCGCGGCAACATCGCCATCATGGCGGCGGCCTGCATGCTGGTCGTGACAGGCTGCGCCGCGCTCGGTGTCGATGTCGGCGCGATCTTCACCGACAAACGCCGCGCGCAAAGCGCGGCCGATCTCGCTGCCATCGTGGCGGCGAGCGACATCACCCGTGCTCCTCGCGCTGCTGCGGCCACCGTGGCCAAAAACAACTTCCCGCCGGACTCGCTCGTGGCTGTCGAGACCGGCATCTACAAAGCGGACACGTCGCTCGTGCCGCAGCAGCGCTTTTCTGTCGGGGGCACGCCTGCCAACGCCGTGCGCGTGACCATGCAGACCAGGACGCCGCTGTTCTTTGGCAAGGTGCTGACCGGCGATTCGACGATGAATCTGCGGGTCACCTCGGTCGCGAGCACTACGCAGCTTGCGACCTTCGCGATCGGTTCGCGGCTCGCCTCGCTGAACGGTGGACTGCTCAACCAGTTGCTTGGGCAGATGCTCGGCACGTCGCTGTCGCTCTCGGTGATGGACTATCAGGCGCTGGCGAATGCCAAGATCAACCTGTTCGACTTCATGTCGGCGCTCGCGACGCGTGCGAATTTGACCGGCGTCAGTTACGACTCGTTGCTGCAATCCAATTTGAAGGTCACGGACATTGTTGCCGCGCTACAGTCGAGTGGCGTCACCGGCACGGCGAGCAGCGCGTTATCGAGCGTCGGCTCGTCGCTGGCAGGCGTCACCACCAAGGTTATGCTCGGCAATCTGATCAATGCGGGTCCCTACAGTGATATGATTGTAGGCCAGCGGCCGAAGGTCGGCGTCGATCTCGCCGCGCTCGACCTGTTGTCGGCGACGGCGCAGCTTGCCAATGGCACGCATCAGATCGCGACCAACCTCCAACTCGGCCTGCCCGGAATCGCGTCTGTGGCGCTCCAGATCACGGTCGGCGAACGGCCGGTAGGATCGAGCTGGATCACCATCGGGCAGGCGGGGGCGAGCGTGCACACCGCGCAGACCCGTATCCTCGCGGTGGTCAATTTGCTGGGCAGCGGATCGGTCGGGGCGGTGAACCTGCCAGTCTATGTCGAAGTCGCGGCCGGCACCGCGACGCTCAACAATGTAAGTTGCGGCTATCCCAATATTTCGTCTTCGACGGCGCAACTTGGCGTCTCGCCCGGTATCGTCGATGCGTGGATCGGCGGCGTCTCCAGTGCCGACATGGCGAACTTTACCAGCAAGCCAAACCCGCCGGCCGCGACCATCGTCGATCTCGGCGCCATCAAGGTCACGGGCCGTGCCCATGCGACGATGGCGAATTCCGCGCCGACCAATGTGAATTTCACCTATGCCGACATTCAGGCGCAGACGCGCAAGACCGTGAACACCACCTCGTTCACGTCCTCGCTCACGGGGAGCCTGCTCGGTGATCTGACGCTCGCGATCCAGCTCGGCCCGCTGGCGCTGCCGATCCCCGGACTGGGGCCGCAGGTGACGTCGATTATTTCGGGCGCGACCGGCTCGATCGACACGCTGCTCAACACCGTGCTGCAGACGCTCGGGGTCGGCCTCGGTCAGGCGGACGTCTGGGTCGCGGGTATCCGCTGCGACGGCGCCGTGCTGGTGAACTGA
- the lspA gene encoding signal peptidase II, giving the protein MSPLLRSGLIAAAGALIADQASKLWLLYVFDIGRRGMVQVTPFFDLVLAWNTGISYGWLQDMGTTGQTLLLAGKALAVVLLAVWMARSQTRLAVIALGLIIGGAIGNAIDRIAYGAVVDFALFHIAIAGKTYSWYVFNLADAAIVAGVAALLYDSLFAPTAAKTPR; this is encoded by the coding sequence ATGTCTCCCCTGCTGCGCTCCGGGCTGATTGCCGCCGCTGGCGCCCTGATCGCCGATCAGGCCTCCAAGCTGTGGCTGCTGTATGTCTTCGACATCGGCCGCCGCGGCATGGTGCAGGTCACGCCCTTCTTTGATCTCGTGCTCGCCTGGAACACAGGCATCAGCTACGGCTGGCTGCAGGACATGGGCACGACGGGCCAGACACTGCTGCTGGCCGGAAAGGCGCTTGCCGTCGTCCTGCTTGCGGTGTGGATGGCACGCTCGCAAACGCGACTCGCGGTGATCGCGCTCGGCCTCATCATCGGCGGCGCGATCGGCAACGCCATCGACCGCATCGCCTACGGAGCGGTGGTGGATTTCGCCCTGTTCCACATCGCCATCGCGGGAAAAACCTATAGTTGGTATGTGTTTAACCTTGCCGACGCGGCGATTGTTGCCGGTGTCGCCGCCCTGCTATATGACTCCCTCTTCGCGCCAACCGCCGCAAAAACGCCCCGATAA